The sequence gaagTATACATAGACATCCTCATCAAAACAAAGGTAGACGAGCACTTTATAGCCGATCTAGAACAGACTTTCCAGACACTTTGTTATAGGCTCAAGCTTAACCCAAACAAATGCACACTAGGAGTCCAGACTGGAAAATTCTTGGGCTACATGATTACGAGGAGAGGCATTGAAGCCAACCCCCATAAAGTTCAGGCCCTAACCACCATGGGCTCCCCCCGTAATCTCCAAGAGGTCCAAAGATTGACTTGGAGGATAGCCGCCCTAGCACGATTCATAGCTAGATCTGCTGATaggagcttccctttctttaaGATGCtccaaaagaagaaaaattttaaatggaatGAACAAAATGAAGAGGCTTTCCATGAATTGAGTGTATATTTGAAAGAGCTACCCGTTCTCAACAAACCAGCCCGAGGTGAAGAGCTGCTGATCTATTTGTCAGTTATTCCCAGGGCTGTCAGCTCGGTCCTGGTCAGAAGAGAAGGAACGACCCACCGTCCGGTCTATTTTGTCAGTCATGCCCAGAGATAGCCCGAGCTAAATTACACAACTCAAGAGAAGCTAGCTTTAGCTCTGTCGTTACGGCAAGAAAATTATGGCCTTATTTCTTATCGCATCCATAACAGCCCTCACCAACAGTACCTTGGGCAGAATTGCCACTCACCCAGGCGCCTCAGGAAGATTGATCAAGTGGGTAACAGAGCTCATTGAATATGACATCAAGTATGAACCCTGAACAACAATAAAAGGGCAAGCCCTGACCCATTTTTTGGCAGAAACGGTACAGCTAGAACAAGAGGAACAATGGAAGATTCTCGTAGATGGATCCTCTTACCAAACAGGAAGTGGAGTCGACATCGTAATTATCTCCCCATGGGGAGAAGAGACTGGAATTTCGATCAGGTTGGATTTCAGAGCGTCAAATAATGAAGCTGAGTATGAAGCACTTTTGCTAGGACTCAAAGCAGCCCGCAATCTGGGAATTTCCCGAGCCATTTTATATACGGATTCCCAACTGGCCATCCAACAAAGTAATGGAAAGTTCGACGCGAAGGATGATAAAATGGTCAGATATACTCAAGCGTTAGATAAAGCCAAAGAAGGATTCTCCGAACTCATTCTGGAGTTGATCACCAGGGCGGATAATGAGAAAGCAGATCGGCTGGCCAGCGCTCTGGATCAGGCGGCCGAACCCGACCCGGTGGGTACATAATCGCCGAGGTGGTGGAAGGAGACTGGAGATACGATATCCACCAATATCTAAAACATGGAAGGTTGTCGGGAGAAGAGAAAAAAACAAGGAAAATTAAAAGAAGTGCCCTCCGATTTGTAATGATCGGGGACATCTTGTTCAAGAGGTCTTTCTCCCAGCAGCTCTAGAAGTGCATGGGGGAAGTAAAAGCTAATTACGTCCTCAGAGAAATACACGAAGGGTGCTATGGAAACCATCTAGGAAGTATGGACCTTGCCCGTAAAACATCACTAGCCAGATTGTTCTAGccgatttttaaaaaagattctTCTATCCTGGTCAAAAGCTTGTCATAGCTTTCAGAAACACGTTAACCAGCAAAAAATGCCAGCAGAACCCATGAAGGTGGTCGTCGCATCATGTCCATTCGAATAGTAGAGCATGGACATTGTCGGGCCTTTCCCAACGGGCTCGGGACAAAGGAGGTTCCTGTTGGTCGCAATTgattacttttccaaatgggtGGAGCCGCTAGCAAGGATTACAGAAAATGAAGTCTCGAAATTCTTATGGAAAAATATCGTATGCCAATTTGGAATACCTCGAAGACTCATTTCTGACAATGGAAGACAGTTCTGCGGATCGAAAGTTAGGGCCTAATCTGAAGAGATGAAGATCCAAGAGTTATTCACCTCTGTATCCTACCCCCAAGGCAATGAACAAGTTGAGGTCACCAACAGGTCAATAGTGTTAGGTGAGGGGTGAGGCccacatattaaataaaaacctCATCCCACATCGGAAAATCTTATAAAACTGAAAgtgggaattagttataaatagagctcaattccttcagttattgtatcccaaaatcaaaagcttttcagctttgataaaagagagtgcatagaaaaaagagtgtattttttccttgagtgcgggaattctcttgtgtgagttagagaaattattttctcgataTACTCGGGTTGAGAATGTGagatattgagtgtattggtgtgaggcccggggccgaagagggcggggggtgatcgccggtgccatgagattgcacggacaatgagtggctcctggcaggcttctaggcggaggaaacatgaatgaaccgatcttacaccggaaggaaagggattccgagactgttcaatgtaatgaactgtacagttgaagagggcttaaaagatttgatatgtactactcataccacgaaggtgcatcttcttttcggtagctcatcacataagaactccaaagttaagcgtgcttgacttggggcaattctgggatgggtgacctcctggaaagtttcctagggtgcgtgtgagtgaggatataagcacgctggaaagactcgtcttggtacagtgaggacagtcgtcgaatctggggcgttacagttggcaTCAGAGCcaacctctcctagtacggtgtgggttcggggacgaaccaagcggaagctggtgggcatgtgaggcccggggccgaagagggcagaggggtgatcgccggtgccatgaggttgcacggacaatgagaggctcctggcaggcttctaggcggaggaaacatgaatgaaccgatcttacatcggaaggagagggattccgagactgttcaatgtaatgaactgtacagttgaagagggcttaaaaaatatttgaaatgtactactcataccacgaaggtgcatcttcttttcggtagctcatcacataagaactccaaagtgaagcgtgcttgacttggtgCAATTCtcggatgggtgacctcctgggaagtttcctagggtacgtgtgagtgaggacataagcacgatggaaagactcgtcttggtacagtgaggacagtcgtcgaatctggggcgttacaattggtgtatacacttgtaatatttctcctgatataaaagttgcagtgctccgtggacgtagcctatattgggtgaaccacgtaaatctttgtgttcttattggttattttattccgcaatttttgggtactatattatcttcgtggtcggcatcgcttcagtgtaattccccaacaactggtatcagagctttgttgtgaaaattcttaagaattctgagtatgctctgtggttacAGCTTtatctgatcttccacatcagaaaagattttttagattttttgctaaggctagagaagcgATGGCTGGAGATGATGGATTGGGACCTagtatcaacaagttcgacggtacagattttacgttgtggcggttacagataatagattatttgtatagcaagaagttgcatctacctctatctggaaagaaaccgaaaaagatggaggatgatgactggaagcttcttgaccgacaagtgttaggtgtaatacgattgacACTAACGAAGAACGTGGCACATAACGTGACGAAGACAAAAACAACGGAGGAGATGGTGTCCATTTTGTCGGAGATGTACGAAAAGCCATCGGCAAATAATAAATTAcgtctcatgaagaagttatttaacttgaagatgagagaagatgcatcggtggctaaacacatcaatgaattcaacacgattgtttcacagctgacatcggttgaaattaaatttgatgatgagattcgggcacttattcttttggcgtctttaccagacaattggaaaccgatgcgggcagtggttagcaactctgttggaaaaagaaaactacaattcaatgatgtcagagatcaaattcgtgttgaagaagttcgcaggatggattcgggtgaaggaacatcattgagatctgctctaaatctcgagaatagaGGAAGTGGCAGGAGTGacgaaaagagttttaaccaatggcatggtaggtccaagtcaagaaatggaaaagacaaaagcaattttgaaaagaatgtgaagtgctggagctatggtgagactggtcacttgaaaaaaattgcagatcaacaaagaacgacgctaatgttgttactgaggagatacatgatgctctattactatTCATGGAAAGCCCGGTtaattcttgggttatggactcgggaacttcgtttcataccactggtaatcgtgatgtattcgataattacattgcgggagattacggaaaagttttcctggctgatggaaaacctttggaaataattggtatgggtgatatccggatgaagatgacaaatggatctgtctggaaaatcaacaaagtaaggcatGTACCACAACTTGATTTCGGTGGGACAGCTTGACGACGAAGGTCATaaggtgacctttggtgatggttctTGGAAAGTAAAAAaagagccatgattgttgctcgaggaaagaaaactggaacactttatatgacttccagtttgagaaataaattagttgttgtggatgctggagctaattcaagtctatggcacagtaggcttggggatacgagtgagaagggaatgaaaaTGCTTGTTTCTAACGGAATGCTACcggaattaaagatcgttgaacacaagctgtattttttggaaagcaaaaaaaggtgagcttttcaaaagaggttagCGAACCGAAATCGGCGGATTTGGAGCTGGTACATACTGATGTATGTGGACCATCTCTTttgacatcccttggagatcactcaagatattatggcaCTACTGTTGACGATCCGACcaggaaattttgggtttattttgtgaaaataaatctgatgtttatgagacttttaaacagtgggagttagccatggaagatgtgatggattcactgtcattcaatcacatgtgggagttgtcagaacttcctgaaggtaaaaaggttttacatagcaagtgggagtaccggttagaacaggacggtagcaagcggtacaaagaaatacttgttgtaaaatgtGAAAAGGAAGTAATAggttacactgatattttctctctggtggtaaagttaactactatcaatactgtacttggattgatggtaaaagaagatttacatctggaaCAGTTAGATGTAAAGACGACATTTTTTCATGGTAAGCTAGATGAAATGAATCAATAAAATGGATTTgaagagcttgtatggtctcaaacaagctccaagacagtggtacaagaagtttgatggtgtaatgaataatgatggttttctgaggtgtcaggctgatcactgttgttatgtgaagcttgatggttattatatcatactactgatatatgtagatgatatgttgatagcaggagcttgtctggaggagattgataaactcaagaaagagttatcaaaggaattttctttgaaggatttgggtgctgcacaacaaatccttggaatgaggatcctTAGAGATCGGGTGAATGGAGTCTTGACGCTTGAGAAGATTCTTGGaagcaagaatccagctgatatgctcacgaaggctgTTATTATTGAAAAATTGAAGTTGTGTTTGACTTCAGTTGGTCCTCTTGACTAACAAAGGagatatgagctgctgcactgatgATATAAAGACATGATTGagatcaagtcttcaagtgggagaattgttaggtgagGGATGAGgcccatatattaaataaaataatataaaacctCATCCCACATCGGAAAATCTTATAAAACTGAAAGAGGGAATTAGTCATAAATAGaactcaattccttcagttattgtatcccaaaatcaaaagtttttcagctttgataaaaagagagtgcatagaaaaaaaagagtgtatttttttcttgagtgcgggaattctcttgtgagatattgagtgtattggtgtctacacttgtaatatttctcctgatataaaagttgcagtgctccgtggacgtagcctatattgggtgaaccacgtaaatctttgtgttcttgttggttattttattccgcaatttttgggtactatattatcttcgtggtcggcatcgcttcggtgtaattccccaacaaatAGTACAGGCGCTGAAGGCTCGGCTACGGTAGGCTCATGGCAGTTGGGCAGATGAGCTCTTGAGCATACTCTGGTCGTACCGAACCACAGCCCGGACTGTTGCAAAAGAAACACCCTACAACATGGTGCATGGAACGGAGGCAGTACTGGCCGCCAAGATTGGACAAGAACGTGCTCGGATTATGGGGTATGGCTCAGACAATGATAACCTCCAGGCCATGGATTTAGATCTCGTGGAAGAAAAAAAGGGTAAGGGCCAAAGTAATCAAAATCTTTTGAGTATAATTTTGAACTCTTTATGACATCTAGTTCGCAAAACCGTCACCCCATTAGCGAACTCCCCACATTCATCTATGAAGTATCTTTGTCAGAAAATTTTTTGAACTGTGATTTATTTAGATCCTTCAGGAATAATACCTCTCAGATATTCTTTTTACCGCAATATTCCTATGTATTTCGCTTGCTTGTTCATGTGGAATTGTTTATCATTTCTCATCTTCCTTTTGTGATGCGATATTTAGTGGTTGAGGGTTAGTGGTCATGAAGGTAAAAAACGATCTTCAACGTCATCTTCATTATGTGAATTTTCTTGTggtttgagaaaatattttttgacatgCCCATATGTAGTATGTGACTTCATAGTtcataatttatgtttattttctaTTTGTTGGTCTTAACTTGGATATgtgtgattaaatatgatttgtTTTCTGAATTGCGCACTTAATATCATAATCTTCTCATGCAGCATGGTCGCATGTTGGACATTGGGTTTATGATCCTCGTCCTCCTTGTTATTGCTTTGTCGATTTACTTTTCACACTGATGCATTGTAGTTTTCCatgatacaataaaaaaattacattgtaATGCATGATTCAAACGTAACATACGCCCTCATGTTGTCAtgtttttatttagttttgtgTAACTTAAGTACTTAACAATATAATTTGTTGTCGGACAGATTTTGTCTTATCTATTTTTTTGGTTTGAGAACACTCGGGATGCAGAAGATGCAATCAGGAGATGAGATGGCTATTACTTTGATGGTTTTCGTTTAAGGGTGAATTTAGCCAACTAAAGCTCAATGTGCTTTCTCATTGGACTTTTTTTTCGGTTGTCCAAATGTTCGGATCATCCCTATCTTTTTAACCTAAAGGTGTTTTACCACTCAATTCAGGTTGAGCTTCAACATGATGGTAGAGGTCCACAATCTTCAAGTGATCGTCGTGGTGGTTATCGTGGGGGCAATAGTGGTGGAAGTTGATACGGAGTTTTCCTGTCTTTAATAGTACCGAGGTGCTGCCCAGATATATTGGAAAGTGCTTTTGGGCTTGGCCGCATTTTAATGTTTGTTTTCTGTTGTGTAATTTTAGCTGCTCCTTATGTATAGTTGTGATTTTACACTGAAGTTATTATCCTGAAACTTCTTTCTTTGGACTCCCGACAAGATTTGAAGGCCAACTGATTATCAATTTATCAACTAACTTTGTAAGCTATAAGCTTTGGTCTTTGTAGCTAACGTGTTATTTACTTGTCTAACATTTCAGGATCATATGAAAAAACAAGGGATGACTGTTTTGCTGAAGTTTATCGTGACGGTGAGGGTGTTACATTTTCATCTTTCTAATGGTATATTTAGCTCTAttcttttgtgtgtgtgtgtgtgtttttttttttttaatagatcgTTACAAGTCATACActtgttttttatcattaatttttttgcttCTCCAAACTGTGATTTGAAGGTTTGATGAACAAAAAATTGACCTTTCGGTCATGACTGAAGGTTAACTTTTTTACATTTGTTGTCTGAATCAGAAGCAACTCCTGAGCTTTTTCTCGGCATTGAAACCTTCTATTCAAACCGAAACTCATGATCTAGTTTATTATAGTAATTATGAGGACTTTAAATATGCTGTAAGTAAATGGCAGACATTTGTTGTAGAGTTGCGTAACTTTTTTGTGTTGCCTTACAACAATAAGCGTGGCCTCCTAATAAGTACACTACGAAAAATTTAGGATAAtgtatatatttgattattCTGTCTTTATtaccttaattttttttatgcttgGTGACCTTTATatggtataaaaaaaattaatgtatcatgaaatttataatatagTGCAAGAAATGTTTCAGTTTGCATatggtttataaaaaaatatcaaaaattggATATTTACAAGATACCTTtactttctttatttattttaaattctgacctaattaattcattattaagCAATATTGTTCTCATAATATATTTCCCATTTTAACTCATATAGATATTATAGTATCCCAAGTGCAGATGTGATCTTCCTTCTCATGTGCTATAACATTATTCAAATTATGTGCAAAAACACAAAGTTATTCAACTTTAGTCCGTCTAAGCATACTTATGTCGCACATTCGGTATATTCTTTTACGAGCTCGCATACTTAATTGTTgctaataaataataatcttttaTCAGTCtactaaattaatataattctcaaaaaattaattatatatatatagcaagaCGAAATTTGGAGTTAGGcagatttgaatattgaaactGTATAAACTATTATTATTTTCCTTGGCATTGGAGTTGATTGTTTGTATGCCATATCATGAAAATGAAAAGAATCAAactcaagttttttttataaaaacaaaaatccaTTTCAATAAAATGtaacaataaattacaaaaaagcAAATCgtgtaaaaattttataattaatgaaagatccaaatttttttttaccattctTGTGgaggaaaaatagaaaatcatgttttttttttttaagttgcaAATATTGTCTGATATATCTTATTGTGTCGGTTATCCTATGGTGTATTTGTAGATCATGAGAGTTTCTTGACCATTGATTGGTGTCGAAATGGAGCATGTGGTTCGGAGTTTAAATATTAAAGTTATTGGTTTATGAgatatcattttttatattgGCTTGAACAATGGTTGCCATTGATCTGGTCTGGTGCATGTTGTTTGTAATTGGGATGTCATGCTATTTTATGGTTTGTGACAAATATGATCTATATTGTCCATGAAATTGATCATTTACATATAAACAGTTTGGGTTAAGCATTCCAGTTTCCTTGAAATTAAATATTCGACTCGAGTTATAAACTCCTGGTATATATACCTCCAAAATACATGCACAAAGGAAGGACAATGCTTCTTCTATGTCTAAATTCATAAGCATCTTTTGATGCTTAATGcaccaaaacttataaaaatGCATACACATATAAGTATATTATCTCCTTGATTCAGgtttaaaaaattaagttaaTCTTGGCTCATCTCATTAAACGTAACTACTTCTTTATATAGAGTTAATTTGGAATCTTTAACTTCACCAAAAGCTATATTAACTTGTGTCAATTGATGATGCCTTACCTCTTTATATGGGGATGTACTACATGCTTCAATATAATTAAATGCACAGTCGATCGATATTAGCAGAATCGTTTATAAGGGTAACATGAAATTGAGTATGTTGGCCATTCTATTTAACTAAAGAATCAAATtttatatgcaaaaaaaaaaagaaaaaaaaataagaagaagaagaaagaaacatgatgaatcgttttaaaatgatgaaaatataaaatgaaaaatctatCCGACCAATTTGGTAAAGATTCTGCCCCTTAATTTTGGCATTGTGGAATCTGGCCGGGATGTAACTTTATATTTTAATGCTCgggaaaaataattgatttaaattatCGAAATATCTTGCCACTATATACAAACATGATAATGGTGATGTGAGCTTGCATCTCTATAAATTGAGGTAGAATTAGCCAGTTTACTTCAACATTGCAGTAAAAGTATATCAATGGAGCATGAAATGGTCAATTTTGATTCTTACGACATTGATCTTTTCAGTCTTTCCTCCATTCAAGACACGTTAACTTCAAATAATTTCGGAAATGACATTGAAAATTTTCTGCAACTCGATTCAGATCATACATACTTCGATCATCAGGACTATCCAGACGGCGTTTTTGAACTTGAAAATGTTCAAGAAAATGTAACGTTTCAGCATCAAGAAATATTGGACAATATTGAGAACTCAAATTCAGAAGAAATCCAAGACGGATCCATGGAAAGCTGCCATTTGATTGATCTTCTACTCAAAGGAGCCGAAGCTGTTGAAGCAGAAAATTGGCTTCTTGCTTCGAAAATCGTCACCAAACTCAATAATCTTTTGTCTGATCAAGAAAATGGAGACAACCCTCTAGTGAGATTAGCCTTATATTTCACTGAAGGGTTGATCTACAAAAGTCATGGTTGTCCCGAGTTGCTAGAGGACCCCATTTTACCACAACCCGACACATTTCCAGCCTTCCAAATACTCCAAGAATTGTCCCCTTACATGAAATTCGCGCATTTTACAGCTAATCAGGCTATCTTGGAGGCTATTCGATATCATCAAGAATTGCATATTctggattttgatgttatggAGGGTGCTCAATGGCCTCCCCTGATGTCTGATCTTTCATCCAGACACGAGTATACAGACGTCTCGTTAAGAATCACAGGTGTTGTCACGGATGAGAAAATTTTCGATCATGTTAGACAAACGGGGGTCAGATTACAAGAATTTGCGAATTCGATTAATCTGAACTTCATATTCGATCAATTTTTCATGAGAAGAGATCAAGATTTTAAAGATCTTGAAGTTTCGTCAGACACTCTAGTAGCTAATATAATGTTACACCAACTACACATGCCACAAAAGGATATGTCACTAGTGAAGATTTTCTTGAATGGTATCAACCAACATTTATCCCCTAAAATTGTCATCTTGGTTGAAAATGAACTTTTCAACTTTCAAAGAGTTCCATCAATGTCATTTGCTAAGTTTTTCAATGAAGCCCTCCAACATTACGGCTCGATTTCAGATTCTCTGCTCACAGGATTCGGGAGAGGATACAAATCAACAGTAAAATTAGTGGAAAAAGAGTTCATGAGAATGAGGATCTTGGAGAGTTTAAAAGAGTTTCCCAGCCTGAGAAGGGAAATGAAGAATTGGGCAAATGAGTGGCCTTGTTCAAAAGGGTTTAGGCCAATTCCTGTGAGTTCTTACAATGTGACTCAAGCTAAGTTTTTGGTGAATTTGTTCAAAGGAGGATATTGGGTGCAAAATGAGAAGACAAGGTTGACTTTGTGCTGGAAATCTAGGCAGTTGATCACGGCTTCTGTTTGGGTTACAAAAACtcaaagaaatttaaattttgaataaattatataaagtaATGAACATTGCAAATTTGACAGTTGTTACTTTGCGATATACAACCAAATTTCGTACTCCAATAACTCAAGAAGCCAAAATCTCAAAAACCATGATGCAATTTCTAATGGATAAATCCAAGTTTCTGTATTACATATCCAAGTTATgtattaataattttgaaagatATACACTGGGAtaagaataattaattttttaatgtttatattttattagtaaTTCGTACTTTGAAAAGAATCTGAGGATGTTTGGTTagatattatgttatttaaattttcaattaaaactTTGTTGGTTTGTGAAGTTTTCTAAAAGCATTTCGTCAGTGTATCTCAAATTTTGTTGTAAAAAAATACTTTCTTTATATTACATTTACctttcattaattattaaaaaaaaagatcttATATAATATGACGTGTATTGGTGCAGTcctagcaaaaaaaaaaaagatcgtATATATAAAAATCTCAATATTTTCGTCCTTTCAGCATATTTATTCgacaataaattaataattttgttatccaaaaaaaaaaaaaagaattaataattttgttggaaagaaaaagaaaaagaagaagaagaagtaatTACTGTTGCAGAATTTGGTTTAGAAAAAAAAGTTGAGATTTTTCATGAACTTCCCCCCCTTCATCCAAGATGTCCACACTTCATCTTCGACGACCCTTGTTATCCGAAAACTGAAGTAGAAAAACACGAAAGGCAGCAGAAAAGAAATCATAGAAAGCCAGCGATCTGCTGGGGAGGTGAAGATTTGAAATCAGGGTTGCTGTTGTATTGCGTTCTTCTGCAGAATAATGGCTCTTTCGACCTCCTTTTGCGGCCCCACGACCTCTTCCGCGCCACTCTGTTTCTTGAGACCTAAGGCCTCTGTGCTTGTGGGATATTGGAGCTCTTACTGTCATATGGTTATCAACTGTTGCTCTTCTGAAAAGGCAGACCCTGTGAATTTCAGGTATTCTCATCCTTCATTGCTGTATCTTTTCTAGCTAATATCTCTCTCGTTTTTGCTTTTGTTGGTGAATTTGTGTACTCGATTGCGAGTGGTTTGGGGGGGTTGCTTGCAAATTGTTCAGTGGTGCGTGGATGTTTCTCGGAATTGTGTTTTTATTGCAGATGCTGATTCTTGTGGGTATATCAAGGAGAATAACCTTGGTCAAGGGTATTTTGCTTACTACCTTGTGATATTCACAATGAGTTGTTATTTGTGTTGGAGTGAAATGTTCCCTTGTATGTTTTAACGGAAAAGCAAACCGAATTCTGATTGTGAAAAAGCATTCCTCACGATATTTTTCTCTTAAAAATATCGGACATTGGAACTCTCAGTTTGATTTACTGGTTTCACGACAATGTACCTTAATTTACTTTCATGTAGGATAATTCTTGAAAATGGGGATCTGTTTTATGGTTACGTTCTAAAGTAAATGGCAGATGGTTCCCTCCAGAATGCCTCATGTCTAATATATGATGTATGACTACATCCGGCCATTTACAAAATTACGCAGAAACTAATGCTTATTTCTGAAGTGAAAGTCACGCGTTTCATGATTTGTGAGACAGGATATTCCCTTGTGCAATGCCCTTTCCCTCAATAGTTCGTTGTCGGATATGGCATGTCATATTTATTCTggaatttttttagttatatCTCAAATTTTACGCGCGGATAATTTGtcttattatgatttttttgggTATTGGTTTCAGTTTGTTCACCACAAGCTAGGTGTacaaatgaaaattattttccttCTGATTTGTTCACATCCTTCGTTTTTCGCAGGCAACAACAATTATCTTCAATGTCTGTGCCTCCTTTTGGTGTAACGCTGAATGATAGTAGCTCTTCCAAACCATTATACAAATGGCAAAGGGTGTTGCTTAAAGTAAGTGGGGAGGCACTTGCAGGCGATCAAACCCAAACTATTGATCCAAAGGTGGGAATACTGTTGCTGATATTATCTAGTGTTTATTAGTGTGCTTCCTCTATGCTTATAAAAAAATACACTTGAACAGATCACTATGGCCATTGCAAAGGAAGTTGCATCTGTTACTCGGCTTGGGATTGAGGTACGTTTTATCTTTACGCTCTTTTCAAAGGGAAAAATATGTTCTTTCATGAACATAGTTGCTAGATAATGTAGCTAGAAATGCGTTCTTTATCGTCAT comes from Primulina huaijiensis isolate GDHJ02 chromosome 17, ASM1229523v2, whole genome shotgun sequence and encodes:
- the LOC140962698 gene encoding protein NODULATION SIGNALING PATHWAY 2-like, with amino-acid sequence MEHEMVNFDSYDIDLFSLSSIQDTLTSNNFGNDIENFLQLDSDHTYFDHQDYPDGVFELENVQENVTFQHQEILDNIENSNSEEIQDGSMESCHLIDLLLKGAEAVEAENWLLASKIVTKLNNLLSDQENGDNPLVRLALYFTEGLIYKSHGCPELLEDPILPQPDTFPAFQILQELSPYMKFAHFTANQAILEAIRYHQELHILDFDVMEGAQWPPLMSDLSSRHEYTDVSLRITGVVTDEKIFDHVRQTGVRLQEFANSINLNFIFDQFFMRRDQDFKDLEVSSDTLVANIMLHQLHMPQKDMSLVKIFLNGINQHLSPKIVILVENELFNFQRVPSMSFAKFFNEALQHYGSISDSLLTGFGRGYKSTVKLVEKEFMRMRILESLKEFPSLRREMKNWANEWPCSKGFRPIPVSSYNVTQAKFLS